The sequence TTTGGggtctttatacacacacaagtggTGTGGAACTGGAATTTTTTTTACCGTTTTTACTATACGGTCTATGGTTTTTACCGCTCTTACCTCGGCGACGCCCCCTGACTACGGTAGCCATGGTAATCGACCTTGGCTACCGTACCGTGATCCATATATAAGGCGCATCGGCTTATAAGGCGCACTGTCGGTTTTTGAGAAAATTAAAGGCTTTTAGGTGCGCCTTATAGTGCAGAAAATACGGTACtttagatatttaaaaaaaaagaagttgttcTGACAAACTTTTTGTCCATTACCTTGAAGCTTGTATATAACTGCAGGCTGTAGCTTGTATGACGTCACACAGGCGCGAGTGCAGAAGAGCTCCACCACGCCCTCGCTGCTTTTGTAGTGAACCATATCCGACGTCGGCTGTGAGGTGTGGCACATCGTGCATTGGAGGGGTGTCTTGATTTTCtgcagaaaagcaaaacaaggaAAGTTTTTAATCCATGAGCGTGTAGTTTGACACGTCCTTGGTACCGTAAATGCTCACCAGCACACCCAAACGTGCACTAATCGgtggctgaaaatagtcccccaaCAAATGCAGCACTTAATCCTGCCTCACTAACTGCTCCTGTTCGGGTGAGGTAAAAAACAGACTGACCCACTTCTGCCTGGCTGAATGCCACGCATTGttggttttccttttttttttatagaatttgttgacaataacagATATAGCCCCAGCTTTATCATTTCTGTATACTGTACCTTATTCCCATTTTGCTATTGTGcttgttattaatattattataacacatttattataatttatttttttacacatattACCAGTTTTCCACTTCCATTTCCTTGCTGTAGAATGAAACAACTAAAGTGGAGCAGAACTAAATATGACTAAAATGTCTCTGTTCATTTAACCAATAAGCCTGCTTTCACTACAGCTGTAGCCAGCTGTTGTCCAAGCTGTTTTATGCACACAGCACATGGATTACGACTGTGTATCTCAGTGTTTGAGTAATATTGCATATAGGCTTGGGTGTTATATGATGATTTTGAACCTGCACACTGTTTCAGTGATGTATATACTGTAAACTTTTGTGCTTTGTGATGCTGATATTTCTGCACCTCTTTGACGTTTTGCAGACATTCCTCACTGCAGATGGTTCTTGTTTCCTCCTCCAGGTTCAACATGAGCGGTTGGTTAAGGCAGGGGGAGctgcagtcctcacagatgggCATGTTGTCTCTGCGGAAACCTTCCAAACAGGAGTCGCTGCAAAACTTGTGGACAGCCTCGTTCAGGATCAACTCACACGTTGTCTGTATAAGATAATGATAAAGGAGCAGTGAGTACGTCAAAGACTTTACAGCTAaaattaactgtttttttaagggtttttttcctctgaagttCAAGaaaattttgatttgtttttgcttaCAGTGCAGGCTTTGTTGCACATACTGCAGTGTGACTGTGGCATTTGGGTGGACGCACTGTTGGACTTGAAAACGGACAGGCAAGTGAGACTGCAGAAGTCCTTCATAGTTCCTTTAATGTCCACTACAGCCATGATGAGGTCCAGAGGTGTTATTGCCCTGACAGATCCAGGAGGGGAGATGAGGAACAGTTAGTTACATTGACCTTTAATATGTTAATAAATCTTTGGCACAAAGTTAATGTTTACACAGAAGGATATGATGAGTTAAGCAGGGTATGGAAGAGGCTGAAAGGCTTGCATGTTCTGAGAGGAGGTGATGTTTTTCAGAGACTGACTTGTGACAATAATGACACGTCTTGGTGCCTGGTTTGTTGATGGGGAACATTTCGAAAAGGCAGTTTTTTGAGCAGAAAACATCTGTGAATCCCTTCTTCTGGTAAGCAGTTTGTCCCTTCATCATGCTCTTTCTGCAGTGGGAGCATGTCATGTGTATGGCGTCCTGGAAGAGAACATATACAGATTTGAATCTTGCTTTATTGGGCAAGTTTTCTACAAATGCAAATACATAATTAACTAAATCTATAGTAAGACATGGAATTTAAAATACaactttaaatgtaattttcttccatttatatatttaaaaaaagcataCCCACATTTTATGAgaccaaaataaatgtttttataaatgcTTTATTCACTAACCAGGAGAAGTGCATTTCCCCACCTTTTCGTAGCTGGGCTTGTTTTTGACATCTGTGGATGTAGAAGACGTTTCACAATGGTTGCGGGGAAACTGGGAAATGTGGAATGAAGACTTCCAATTCTCCTAGTGCATAACAAAACAACCAGTATAGTTTCCATTGTCATTTCCAGTCTTGTACAGTGGAAAACTAGAGCCTAAAGGAAAAAAGCTACAACTAGAAATAAGCATTGTACAGTAGTACAGAGATGTACAGCTGTAAACTATGAATGTAATGACATCCTAATACTTTAACCCAGATTTTATGATATGAGATTATGAGATTACATATTTGATACTTACAATGTCCAGTTTTGGGATTGATACCTTCACCTCTCTCATCCCAGCCAATGCAGCCAataatttgttctttttttctatgaataatgtgaaaacatgtttttgttataCAGACATTAATGGTCCACAGAGCATGAACCCTACTGACCACCTCACCCTGCCACCATGAGACTGATCTTTTGGTTTTGAGAAAGATACCTTGACAGCTACTGGATGGACGGTCATGAAACTGACCTCAGACGTTCAGTAGAAGTCCCATAAGGATAAATTCTGGTGACAAGTTTTCCTCTTGTACTATCTATAGGTTTAAGTTTAAACTTATTCACTCAAATAGCCAATAGACATCTATTAGATGGATTGCTACAAATGACTGACTTTTCCTGTAGCACCACCGGGATTTACTTTACCtgtgtttaaagctgcagaGGACCTCCGGCTGTCCACATCCATCCAGTCAGTTTGTTTGCCTTCTTTCTCTTGATCTTTTTTCTCCACACGATTCTCTGTATCGATGTCCATGGGCTCTTCAAGGTCTATGTCAGTGATGTGCTTGTTAGGTGAGCTCTGTTTCTTCTTACTGCCACCAGTGTCCTTGTACTGCTTTGTGGTTTCTCTGACATCTGCCATCACAGGCTTTGCTGCCAATCCTTCTGAGTCACCATCTCCATCGTTCTCCTCCTCATTTCTGACATCTTCATCTGTGTCTATGTCCATATCAAAGTCCACATGCAGGTCCTCATCATCGTCactaaaacaaatgtttgttgcATCCTCATTGCTACGAGATGGTGTTTCTTCAGGTGTTCTGACAGCACATTTCACAGGCCTGTCATCACTGTCTGTGTTCACCTCATGATTTTTCTTGTCGTTCAGCTCAGGCTCCtcattttcattcttcttcctcctgcctcTGCCTCGGACATTTTTCCTCAAGGAAGAAACTCTTGTAGATGATGAAAAGGAGCCTTTTCAGGAGGAAACACCAAGAGCAGACAGGGACGGATATGTGAGTATCAACAGTACTACGCTTTATTACTATCACTACATTTCCAATCAGCTcgaaaaatttaaaaaaatattctataCATGTTCTTATTGGCTTTCTTTTAAATCCATATATATTACAGATAATATAGAATATGAGACGTTACAATCAAATCTCTAAGACGCAGTCAATTGACTGAAATAACAGCTTCACTGCCAATGATTTTCTGGCCCTCAAACAGATGGGGGTGACAGACTACTTTCAGTAATGTTTGAAGTTTTACTGCTAGTGATGACTAAAATGCTAAATTGCCTTACCTTTGGATGTGGTGGCCTTAGCCTGAGCAGTGTTGGTCCTGTTTtcatctgattaaaaaaaaaaaaaagtaaaatgttttttggtaCCAGAAACAAAGCCTTTACAATAAATGGTTAGAGACAGTAAAGGAGTAAACATTTCAGAACTGTCATTTGTGGGACAGCAACAACAAGTTGTGAACCgaacactgacatatcatcaACTTCTAAGTTGTTATGTTTATTGTTCATCTTTGACATACCGCTCGGCTGTAGAGAATTTTCCGCGTCTTCATCGTCGTCCTCGGCCTCGCTGTTTTCAGAATCGTCCTGCTCCACATTCAGCTGCAATTCATCTTCACAGGAAAGCAACACATGTATACGTGTATTGTATCATGAGGAATTTGTGATATGGTTTCAATCAGTATGAATACATTAATGCAATTATCTTGATATCACAGTGGCATTCatttcttcaaaacaaaaactttgttaattttttttttttaaattacaattGAATGGAATGATCcagtaaaaaatataaaaaagggagcagcagaagaagacgACTGCTAGCAAgaaaacttttgtttgtttacaagaaaacctCCACAGGGCATCTTTAAGTTTTGATCTAGGCACATACCTGCAATCTCAATTTCCTCAAATGATTTTCCTTCAAATCTTTCAAGAGATCCATTCTCCATTGCTGCGAGTAGCTCTGAGATTTTTGCAATGTCGACAGCTGCCTCCGGCGTCTGGTAATACTCCCTGTCTGTCCGAATGTCATGGCCCAGCAGTTTGGCTAGCTGACCAAGCTCGTCATTTGTGAGGCTAAGAATCTGGAAAATTCTTACTACGTGCTTACGAAAAAGCACAGACCTGACGTTCTCTGGGTTTTTTGCACCACACCGAGCTGCAAAAGTGTTGACGCACGTTTGCCCGTGGTAGAAGCTCGTACATGTGGCGATGGGTCTTGCAAATAAGAAGGGATTACTTTTATGCACACCACATGCTTCTCTTTTGTTCATGAGCAGTGTTATTGCACTGAGCAGTCCAGGGGTCAACGTAACGGTAACTTTTTTCTCGCCAACTTTTTTGCCACTTTTGCTCATAACACTGATCTTCACATAGCGCTTGGACAGAATTTGCTCAAACTGTGACTGGCATGCAGCAGCGTCTCCGTGAAGCTCGGTCTCGTCCCTCTCCTTGAATGACTGCAGTGTTATTTTTGAAACTGCgaacacatttttgtttagGATTAACACTTGTGCAACTGTTACTCTGAGAAGTGCATTATAGACCGGTGAGCTTTCATACATCGCCAGGCTTTTGACCGCAGATGCTGCTGTCTTCTCCATGCACTGGTAGAAAAGCTGCACGTCACCTATGAACGGTATGGTTGATGGGCTGTTTATGTTTGATTTTGATGGGGGGATGGAGCTCCATTCGTTGGcacacagcttcaaaaatgtCTGTGCTTCATGCATCGTCTCTTTGGCAGCATCCTCTTTCACAGCCCTGGCGAATTTAATCTCACCAATCTTCTTGAGCGAATTTTCCAATTTCAGTTGAAGACTTGGTCGGTCACAGGACTTTGTCTCTTCATTGAAACCAGCGAGCTCTCTGACAGCTTCAGCAACTTTGCTGAAGTTTTCAGGTTTGATAGCATCTTCAAAGCTACTTATGGACTTTTGCCTTAATGTCAGCAGGAGTCTTCCCATTTGCCTCAGCCTCTGCTTGATGTCTTCggctctttttgttttccttccatcCATGGAACACTGTGCAAGCTGCAGGATGTAAGAGTCATTCCAAACCACAGATGAAATCTCATCTTTCTTCAGGTTTTTTAATATCTCCCTCACATCCGGGGAGATTTCTGTTAACTCTGTAGTGGCAACCAAATTTAAGAGTTTAATGTTGCCACCTATTGGTTTTGAGAACTTCTTTGAAGAACACCTCTGTATGTGTCGCCACATTACCTTGCGACTATACATGCCTTTACAATATATACAGAGTGTAAATGTTTTAGCAGTGGTGGATCCTGATTTTCGTTTCACTTTCAGCTCTCCACAGCGAGTCTTCAGAACCTCCTGATTATGTTTGTAATTTCCCCGGTTTCGTAACTTCTCCAGTAGCTTTTTACGTTCTTTGGAGTTTAGAGGTAATGCAAACACTTCCGCGATTTCAGCCTCCTCATTCTTATGGGTGATCAGGTGACGAGAAATTCTAGACTGAGCTTTCCCGCAAACATAACAGTAATTTCTGTTGGTACAGGAGGGCTCTCCATCAGAGGCAGAATCGTCAGAGAAGCAGTCAGCCTCATCCTCCTGCTGGACGGATGAATCATCAGTACTTTGTGGCACAAAGCTCTGCTCTTTAGAAGAATCTGACTCTGCGAAATCTGGATTGTTCTTAGAACTCTGACACCGCTGGTTGTTGCTCTTGCTACTTGGTGCATCATCAGGGACAAACTCATCACCAGAGCAGGATTCTGCAGGACTAGAGGCTCCTGCTGAGCCCTCAACCTGGAATTATGAAGAGGTGATTTTAAACACTTTATGtcaccaaacacaaaacagtgcTTTTATTTCCCTACTATACCatacaaacattttcacattctcattttctcttctatTCTGTCTCTAATTTTGTTTAGAATTGATGTCACACAGACAGCATATCCCATTATTCTTGCCATTTTTTCAACTAAATAATTAACGGATAATTAGCCATGCCTAACTtgaacaaagccacatctacCTGGTGCTTACTAAGGGAAATCCACTCTACGCCCACCCTTTCATCCCCTGGAGACATCATTATACTGAGAGTAGTTAGTCATTAACACAGAGGGACAGAACAGTAAAATATTTGCAGACAAAAATGTACTTGGcttatttgtgaaataatgacatAATAAAAACTCCCTTTCTctcaaaaacaagacaaatatttacgaacaaaatcaaaatcaagacAGAAAATAGGCAGAAAATAAACTTACTGTTGAGCGCCAGGGATATGAGGAGTCTCCGTAGTTGTACGTTATCTCCTCGCCACGCAATATTTTTTTCACCGCAAACAGGCACAGGTGTGGCTTCCCCTCATAAACAACCTTCTTCATTTCACAGTTGGGACTTATGTGATCATCATTCACAAGTCTACCAAGGCTCCCATCTTCCGCTGATGCATCAATGCTATTAATGTTAAGATCGATTTCTCTTTAACGTGAGCCAGCATGGATATTCATTCAAAACAAGAATCATCCTTCaatgacaaaactgaaaaataagcaGTACACTCACCGCCAGTTTGTTCCATTCCACGAGAAGTCAAACAAATAATTGGTCAAAGTATcaccacattttgttttctgggtCTCTTTGTGAGTTAAGATGTTCCCTCTATACTCAACAACGAAGCTGGATGGTTCAATGGGTTTATGGGTGAACACACCTCTTCCTAGGAAAGCaagaataataatgaaaaaaaaattagatccTACTACTATACAACAAAAGGATAAAAATCCAAAACCGTCCTCAAATGAGAACACCCCACATTTGTTtattacatttcagtgttttatgtggGGAAACTATAATTATTTGTTatgaacagaaacataaataatTTGTGTGAATTTTTGCCAATACAGACTTTTGGAAGAGTTCAACAGACAGTCACGTTTTGTTTTCTGAGTTAAAGTGGCAGAAAATAAGGCAAGAGTATGTTGCAACCGGTTGCAGCTGCATATATCACCAACCTTTGAAGGAGTCAATGAACATTTCCTCCAAGAAGGGTTTGTCTCTGCAGGCCTTTATGTGCCCCAGGGAATCTTGCTCAGGTGTCAGTTGTCTGCCTTGTTGCTCCACATTATCTGGAAAGTTAtccaaaaatatttaatattaaagcATCAACAAGGCAAGATTTTTATTGGCACTCAGTAAAGAAAGGAGTTATTTGAATAAAGGGTTCTTAAATACTTTTtgaatgtttatatgtttatgtttggcAAGTTGGTTCAGAAGATTAATTAActgcaaaaaataattttaaaattgtTTACTCAATGTTTACTctacaaaaaaagaacaggtaACATTACAGGTAAATGGGTATGGGATTTTATCTTCATGACATACCATTCTGCTGAAGTAAAACATCAGATTCTTCATTGTCCTCGTCAACATCACTGTTTTTAGGGTTGCCCTGCTCCACATCTGGCTCCAGTTGGTCTtgaataaaaagcaaaatagAATATGTGTTAATGTGTAGTTTAATAAGTGATCCTTTCTTACTGATCAAGCTCTGGCAGCTCAGACGTGTTTGCAATGGACACATACCCTCAATCTCAATTTCATCCAAAGAGTTTCCTTTGAATCTTTCAAGAGAACCCTTTTCCATGGCCAGAAGTAGTTTTGAAATTTTTGCGATTTCCACAGCTGCCTCTGGCAGACGGTAGTAGTCCCTGTCAGCCCGTATGTCGTGGCCCAGAAGCTTAGCCAGGTGATCAAGCTCATCGTTCTCCAAGTTGAGAATCTGGAAAACTCTTGCAATGTGCTTGCGAAGATGCACCGACCTGAGATGCTCTGGGTTCTTTGCACCACACAGATTTGAAAGGGTCCTAATGCAGTTCCCTCCATGGTACAGACTTGAATCAGAACCGTCAGGTTTTGCAAACAGGAAAGGATTGTCGTTGTGTACACCACATACCATTCTTTTGCTCACAAGCAGTGTTATTGCAGTGACAAGTTCAGATgtcaacaaaacagccacatttTGACTGGTCTTGTTCAGAATATTTATCCTGATGAAGTGCTTGGACAGCACTTGGGTAGTGTCGCCCCTCTGCTGGAATGACTTCAGTGTCATGTTTGAAACCTCAGGCGCACCTTTGTTTAAGACTGACGCTTGGGCAAGTGTCACTCTGCACAGTGCATTGTAGACCTGTGGGCTTTCATACATCTTCATGGTTTCAATGGCAGAAGCTGATGTTGTTTCTAGATACCCGTAGAAAGCCTGCACATCACGGGTGAATGGTATCGTAGACGGGCTGTTAACTTTTCGTCCACCCATCGAAGCAAAGGCTGTTTGGGAGACAAGTTCAGGCCATTCTGTTGCACACAATGTCATGAATGTCTTTATGTCTCTCATCTGCTCACTGTCATCACTTCCAGTGAGGACAATGCTGCATATTTTTTTGAGGGAACGTCCTAATTTCAAAGCAAGACTTGGTTTGCCAtagctcttctttttttcatcgaaACCAGTCATGTCTTTGACCGCCTGTACAACTTTGTAGAAGTTTTGGGATTTGACAGCATCTTCAAAGCTGAATATTGACTTGTCATGCAGTGCTAACAACAGTCTTCCCATTTCTCTCAACTTCTGTCTGATGTAGTCGTGctttttttgattatttctgtatttctcagACAGATACTCTGCTAGCTGTATTAGAAGGTAATCATTTTGAACTATGAATGCAATCTCATCTTGTTTCATAGTTGAAAGCAACTTCCACACACCAGAGGGAATTTTTTCAGAGAATGGTGACTCTGCAAGAGCAATCTCACCTAAAACTCTTGTCTTGCCAGATGTTACGGGGTTTAACATTTTCCTGGAAGTGCATCTGGCCACATGCCTCCACATGTTTATGCGTTTAAACATGCCTTTACAATACAGACAGTGCACATATGTTTTAGCACTTGTTGCCACGCTTGTCGCTCGTCTTCGCAGCTTTAACTCTCCACTGTTATTCCTCAGCACCTCTTGATTATGTTTGTAATTTCCTCTGTTTCGTAAATTGTTGAGTAACCTTTTTCGTTCCTTGGAGTTTTTGCGCAATGCAAAGGCCTCAGCGATATCAGGTTCTTCATCAGCATGCCTTAAAAGATGACGAGCAATTTTGGACATACCTTTCCCACAAACAtaacaataattttttttggtgtaaGATGGGTTTTTGGACTTCTTTATATCCCCACTGGGTGTGTAGTCTTCATCTGAGCCATGTTCATCAGAACTCAAAGCAGCCTTATCTGGTTTGTAGTCTTCATCTGAGCCATGTTCATCAGAACTCAAAGCAGCCTTATCTGGTTTGTAGTCTTCATCTGAGCCATGTTCATCAGAACTCAAAGCAGCCTTATCTGGTTTGTAGTTTTCATCTGAGCCATGTTCATCAGAACTCAAAGCAGCCTTATCTGGTTTGTAGACTTCATCCAAGCTGTGCTCATCTGAGTTCAAAGCATCCTCATCCTCCTGCTGGCTGCATGAATCATTGTCTGGTTGCTGCATAGAGGACCCTGCTGTCTCTTGAGAAGAATCACACTCAGTCAAAGGTGAACTGTCTCTGAAATCCAACTGACTGTTGACGTTGGCAAAGCCGTCACTGTCGTGGCTTGGTCTACTGTCAGGTAGTttgtcaccatcatcatcatcaaagcaGGATTCCTCAGAGCTGGAAGCTGAAGAGTCCTCAAGCTGGAAATACAAACAAGAAATTTTATACGCATGGTACATTattttatacatacacacacagaaatacctGTATTCTTTGCTAGCATGcaatcaaaataattattaaaggaatagtttgacattttgggaaaactACCTGTTTACTGTTGCTTACATACCGTTTCATTCATTGCTGCTGATGAACAAGCATATAAGTTTTTGTTTGAAGTACTCGATCCACCAGAAGACTCCTgtcaaatgcaataaaaaaaaaaaaagtcattttgaaatttaacagtttaataTTCCTGCACAGGAGTTGGCAGctattttccatttaaaaaagcaATCTGTGTATACTTCATTAATCACATACATAGTACTGGGCAAAGGTTTTAGATACTTTAGATGTTCAGATTCTTATCCATCATTTAACACGATAAAGGAGGCCAAATTTATTGTTCAGAATGACAACAATTCCAGTCATACAGCAAGAGTAGCAAAGAACCATATTTGGAGACATGAAGATCAAGGAGCCTAGCAACAGATAGTATGGCCCACAGAACCCTGATCTCAAGACCTAAATCCACAGAAcaactgtggcaagttctccaaAATGCTTGGAACAACTTACCTGTCAAGCACcttgaaaaaaatgtgcacaggtgtAACCAGGAAATCTAGCATTGTTGAG is a genomic window of Toxotes jaculatrix isolate fToxJac2 chromosome 13, fToxJac2.pri, whole genome shotgun sequence containing:
- the LOC121191726 gene encoding uncharacterized protein LOC121191726 isoform X2, producing the protein MNETLEDSSASSSEESCFDDDDGDKLPDSRPSHDSDGFANVNSQLDFRDSSPLTECDSSQETAGSSMQQPDNDSCSQQEDEDALNSDEHSLDEVYKPDKAALSSDEHGSDENYKPDKAALSSDEHGSDEDYKPDKAALSSDEHGSDEDYKPDKAALSSDEHGSDEDYTPSGDIKKSKNPSYTKKNYCYVCGKGMSKIARHLLRHADEEPDIAEAFALRKNSKERKRLLNNLRNRGNYKHNQEVLRNNSGELKLRRRATSVATSAKTYVHCLYCKGMFKRINMWRHVARCTSRKMLNPVTSGKTRVLGEIALAESPFSEKIPSGVWKLLSTMKQDEIAFIVQNDYLLIQLAEYLSEKYRNNQKKHDYIRQKLREMGRLLLALHDKSIFSFEDAVKSQNFYKVVQAVKDMTGFDEKKKSYGKPSLALKLGRSLKKICSIVLTGSDDSEQMRDIKTFMTLCATEWPELVSQTAFASMGGRKVNSPSTIPFTRDVQAFYGYLETTSASAIETMKMYESPQVYNALCRVTLAQASVLNKGAPEVSNMTLKSFQQRGDTTQVLSKHFIRINILNKTSQNVAVLLTSELVTAITLLVSKRMVCGVHNDNPFLFAKPDGSDSSLYHGGNCIRTLSNLCGAKNPEHLRSVHLRKHIARVFQILNLENDELDHLAKLLGHDIRADRDYYRLPEAAVEIAKISKLLLAMEKGSLERFKGNSLDEIEIEDQLEPDVEQGNPKNSDVDEDNEESDVLLQQNDNVEQQGRQLTPEQDSLGHIKACRDKPFLEEMFIDSFKGRGVFTHKPIEPSSFVVEYRGNILTHKETQKTKCGDTLTNYLFDFSWNGTNWRIDASAEDGSLGRLVNDDHISPNCEMKKVVYEGKPHLCLFAVKKILRGEEITYNYGDSSYPWRSTVEGSAGASSPAESCSGDEFVPDDAPSSKSNNQRCQSSKNNPDFAESDSSKEQSFVPQSTDDSSVQQEDEADCFSDDSASDGEPSCTNRNYCYVCGKAQSRISRHLITHKNEEAEIAEVFALPLNSKERKKLLEKLRNRGNYKHNQEVLKTRCGELKVKRKSGSTTAKTFTLCIYCKGMYSRKVMWRHIQRCSSKKFSKPIGGNIKLLNLVATTELTEISPDVREILKNLKKDEISSVVWNDSYILQLAQCSMDGRKTKRAEDIKQRLRQMGRLLLTLRQKSISSFEDAIKPENFSKVAEAVRELAGFNEETKSCDRPSLQLKLENSLKKIGEIKFARAVKEDAAKETMHEAQTFLKLCANEWSSIPPSKSNINSPSTIPFIGDVQLFYQCMEKTAASAVKSLAMYESSPVYNALLRVTVAQVLILNKNVFAVSKITLQSFKERDETELHGDAAACQSQFEQILSKRYVKISVMSKSGKKVGEKKVTVTLTPGLLSAITLLMNKREACGVHKSNPFLFARPIATCTSFYHGQTCVNTFAARCGAKNPENVRSVLFRKHVVRIFQILSLTNDELGQLAKLLGHDIRTDREYYQTPEAAVDIAKISELLAAMENGSLERFEGKSFEEIEIADELQLNVEQDDSENSEAEDDDEDAENSLQPSDENRTNTAQAKATTSKGSFSSSTRVSSLRKNVRGRGRRKKNENEEPELNDKKNHEVNTDSDDRPVKCAVRTPEETPSRSNEDATNICFSDDDEDLHVDFDMDIDTDEDVRNEEENDGDGDSEGLAAKPVMADVRETTKQYKDTGGSKKKQSSPNKHITDIDLEEPMDIDTENRVEKKDQEKEGKQTDWMDVDSRRSSAALNTEKKNKLLAALAGMREVKVSIPKLDINWKSSFHISQFPRNHCETSSTSTDVKNKPSYEKDAIHMTCSHCRKSMMKGQTAYQKKGFTDVFCSKNCLFEMFPINKPGTKTCHYCHKAITPLDLIMAVVDIKGTMKDFCSLTCLSVFKSNSASTQMPQSHCSMCNKACTTTCELILNEAVHKFCSDSCLEGFRRDNMPICEDCSSPCLNQPLMLNLEEETRTICSEECLQNVKEKIKTPLQCTMCHTSQPTSDMVHYKSSEGVVELFCTRACVTSYKLQPAVIYKLQGKKGSARLKKKKGKQSKQKSNTEDVAVGSDSAVNENDACQAAESDSTPMLIIADSCVVCCNCGKKLQRGQTLYQPKSSLEVFCSASCLSERHPHIKVVPKHCYNCFQVILRPHNIILAPVDDSGTMKELCSETCLSSVQSKRNMAAQKPLPPVRPRSECRMCARYCYCKFRLTLDGIVHRLCSDTCFASYRRINNLSVSVCDVCCSVCLGTQFVLKTEDNSKNICSEECLVKFKERVKTPQLCPMCQTSHQVSDMVENKNEEGRLDFFCSNRCMMVHKAQSFTVSERNNPSSEENDIKDVKPSLPNLDFIKEEPIDEEYNQNLPPSISAEDIKDEPNVAKPAEDLKIGSVFSLTGDSKSTAPTLTHMDLPASCSNCKKVLMDGETVYQRKSHPDIFCSTSCLLKFYQMKPVQKTCHFCLQVITQSQNVLQAEAETEGTKKDFCSQTCLSSFNYKKIVSTKMPIVPVASHSQCSMCSRYCISKHEIVQQEVIHKICSEPCFLRFCNMNSLSICENCHSHCSTAIVLKVEDGDKKLCSTKCLAQFKKKIRTLQPCAMCRTSTLISDMVENKNSEDMVELFCTSSCVMASKIQAVSASGTPLNCDNCGKTTVPACHLAMSDASIRNFCTLTCAMAFKETQNDMAAASNLTGASDQTQCDFLKPPEKLPCAQCRRIIKTTPKVIQKKSKMNFVCSLACSQEFKRVNNIMGVCEFCKNERIIRDAKRVNDRDCYFCSDGCKMLFRHDLEQEWGKHCSSCAYCHSISSTLVTAKYEGNDMEFCSEDCSSKYKMLFCRVAKCDTCSRKGKLRQSLPMLGEVKHFCDLKCLLHFCNKKVQMVNTVSSPPGSSGTAESSPVIANVISLASALARQTSASSSTAQHGSVPDIQTKVIGHASIQTVPKELRNKSMLCTPLVHNKGVSCTPQTVDTEAQTDNFVPQVITLPVPVPVYVPLPMNMYSQCTPKPVALPLPLPVPMFLPVTSGGSEPTAKATKERLQSEPPKGFSFRSEEMKQDESNKGAGEQKAREETKEGGRQETQALKDHTSSCRHDVYKEDLGTFSRQDDPFTDASLGSPARPHTPSPSPALRMREDQQCSPSPAPAPPLLQETLGKVHNKKKGSKFQQLSKAAEEETSQRDFSKVMSRKHYKLKSQCGIDAWKRWIQWRESPTNLDTASSHAAELKEDILHLSAAELSDGLCRFISEVKRPDGEPYSPDSLFYLCLSIQQYLFENGRMENIFSDLTYNKFSAEFTKILGHFKPSVTARGRIHSRVEEEFLWDCKQLGAYSPIVLLNTLLFFCCKYFGFTTVEQHRQLSFAKITRGARTNRNNTKTSFLRFCLPVSTNEAESCTVISEDTDGVPAKKRRKKENEEEILEMKENTENPLRCPVRLYEFYLSKCSESVRQRRDLFYLQPERCCVPSSPLWFSSTPLGDSTMEAMLIRMLTVRELQGEDRRGMDQQTTDDPTFTPDEVDSE